GTAAATCCTAATTCTTGGTATACTCGTATATTGGTGTATGATTTGCAGGCTTCAGGGAGCTGTAATCCGTATGCAGGAAAATCACAGCAGCCAGAAGAAAGGTGAGATGTCTGGGTTAAAGCTTCTATTGTTTGTGAACTACGTTAGTCTCATAGCTCTAGTGCTAATTAGGGTAACAggcaaacattttaatataattgcTGTAGAATTTGATATCTTACACTGTCAAAcattcttgatgaatggaccaatagaaattctctcaaattacttaaaataaactttttttacatggACTTCCATTGAGAGTTAAGGTTTTATATCTCTTAGCAACGTCATACAGTGCATCATGTCTGCAACTGCACTAATATGTTTCAGTCTTCTCTGCTCTGGCAGACAAAATTGGATTacaacccagacacacacacacacacacacatacacacacacaggtgaagcAGCATTGCCACATCTCCTCTGATCCATTAGCCTTCTGTTTACTGTAAAATTAATGAAACTGTCTGAGTAATTAAGTTAAATTGCACTTAGACACTGAAGCTCAGCATCAAGATATAGCCTACTGGACAGAGCTGAAACTGCATTATCATGTTAGAGCTATTCATTCTGTGGTAGATAAAAGATAGACAGGGCCAGAATAACACACAAAGCATGGACAGTTCACCTACCATGTATTTTTTGGGGGGCTGGAGAGAAATCATAAAAATGCAAGCGAGAACACATAATAATAGAAAACAAAGCTGTTACAGCTGTGTGCTTATAGGCAAAATAACGTACAATACTATATTCATACATACCTACCCCCAATTATATGCACCCATTTACTCCACTGATTCAGCCATTATGTACTGTTGCATAAGATATCAGTTTTTAGGCGAGGCCTCACTGGATTGAATAATCCAATAAAAAAGCCCTTCCTTGGATCACTTTGGTAGGTACTAAGCACTGCATACCAGGAACTGAGGTTTTAAGCAGAGCTCAGGGAAGACAAATTGACTGCATTTTGAGTACACATtgaagtaaaatatttaataaagaataaatactTAGATGGCATTGTACCGTGAAGCAGCTGCTGAAATTCAAATAAGATCTAATCCTTAAATTAACCCTGTAAAAGAGATGAAAGAGAAATACTTGAAGTCCTCCTTCTTTAAACAGCTATTTTTATTCCTGCCATGTGCAGCTATACAACATCACCTCTCATTAGTATACCAGTCTGATTCACAGTGACCAGCCAAACCATTATAGCTGCTGCGAATACAGCTAATGGCCTGTGTGCTAATAACCCAGCATTAAGGCTTTtcactcagagtgtgtgtgtgtgtgtgtgtgtgtgtgtgttgtgtgtgtgtgcagactggATGATCTGTAGCCtgtattatagatagatagacagaaaacaGGTCTATCATAATTATCTACTGCAATATGAGCTGActttttacagtctgacagtaataactgtgagCCTACTGGGTGATATAAATCCAGTATAAGTATGCAGTGTGTGTAGGTTTTTACAGTCTGACCGTAATATTTAGGTGTGATTTAAATCCATTATGAATCTAGAGTGTAGGTTTTTACAGTCTGATGGTAAAATTTAGGTgtgatttaaatccagtatgaatctatagtgtaggtctgacagtaataattggTGTGATTTGAATCCAGTGTGAATCTACAGTGTAggtttttacagtctgacagtaatatttgggtgtgattttaatccagtatgaatctacagtgtagGTCTGAAAGTAATGATGagtgtgattttaatccagtatgaatctaaagTGTAGGTCAGACAGTAATGATGggtgtgattttaatccagtatgaatctacagtgtagGTCTGACAGTAATGATGggtgtgattttaatccagtatgaatctacagtgtaggtctgacagtaataatgGGTGTGATTTTAATCtagtatgaatctacaatgtaggttTTTACAGTTGGGCAGCAATAATTTGGTGTGATTTGAATTCAGTATGAATCTAAAGTGTGAGTAATGTTTTGCAGTTTTGCAGAAATATTATATTTGTATCCAGCTATTGGTCCAGTTAGACATGTTGAATAAGCACACTGCAGAACACTCTTACTTGATAACCTGTGGtgaggtgtgtagtgtgggtgtgggtgtgtttgtgtgtgtatgtgtagtatgtgtgtgtgagtatttgtaagtgtgtttgtgtgagtgtgtgtttgtctgtgctgctctgtctctgtctgtgtaaATAATTGAGAGAATAGTACTCTATTTTTAAATCCACTTTAACCCCAGACTCACTGACCAATCAGCAGCTCGCTCTTCTTCACAGGCCCGGCTACTTAAAGCCGGGTTATATTAGGGTCTTGTTTTGAGGCACTTTGTTAGACACCACAGTGATCGAGCACACTCTCGAGGAGCAGTTTTTACCCACCCAGGTTTCAGGCACAGCCCGCCAACTGGACATGTCTGATCAAGCTCTTTCTGACCAATCCCGGTGCAGGAGGGCGGGGCCTCCTGAGAAATAAAACAATACTGGCTGACGATTTCAGACAGGACACATGCTCACTCAGCGGACCCGGGGAGACTCCTCCCTcctatcagtgtgtgtgtgtccgcgaAGTGGGACGTTTTGTACCAGAGCGCGTGATCTCCTCCCTGAGCGGCTCAGACATCCCAGTCCATCCCTCAAAACTGAAGAGCAGCGCGTGCTCCTGTGTTTATCTGCACAGGAATTCTGctgactgcctctctctctctctctctctctctctctctctctctctctctctctctcactgataaAGGATGCCCGTGCTGGAGGAGAACCACTGGTGAAGGTAGGCACATTTTTTTAATGGATTGAGTTACATTATGAACAGTTACATTATCAATCAAGTTACAATGAGAAACAGTTACAATGTGGGTCGAGCTATGTTCTGCATTAAGTTACAACATAGATGGATTTACATTATAGATGACGTTTATGATGGAGTGACATTATAAATGTAGTTACATTGTGGTTTAGTTTGCATTAAGTATAGTGATAGATTATGGTTGAGTAACAAAAGTATTGAAGCTAAATCAGGGGTGGAACATATTATGAATGGAGTAACATCATAGGTGGAGTTATATTGTAGTTGGAATGACATTAAAGTTGTAGTTGGAGTTATGGAGATAATGGAGTTACATTGTGGTTAGTTTTACAGTATGGTTTAAGTTGGTGGAGCTATATAATGTTTGAAGTTTCATTATGGGTGGAGCTACATTATGGGTGAATGTGCATTGCGGAGGAGTTTAATTAACATGCATTACATATGGAGTTGGAGTTACATTAAGTTTGGAGTAACATTGTGGATAGAGTTACATTATGGAATGTAATGGAGAGACATTCTAAATGTAGTTACATTGTGGGTTTAGTtacaataatgataatgataatgataggTTATTGTTGGAGTAATGGTATGTACTGATTTTGCAGGGTGCCCACactattttgttatttcaaaaACTAAAGATATGAATAGAAAGTAAACTTTCTTAAAATATGATAAAGTAGCCTTAAACTTTATGAAATAATGTAAACAAGTTTACTGTTCTGATTATTGCTGTGTAAACATGAGTTTACTTTTCTGATTATAGCTGTGTAAACATGAGTTTACTGTTCTGATTATAGCTGTGTAAACATGAGTTTACTTTTCTGATTATAGCTGTGTAAACATGAGTTTACTGTTCCGATTATAGCTGTGTAAACATGAGTGTACTGTTCCAAATATATCTGTGTAAACACGAGTTTACTGTTCTGATTATAGCTGTGTAAACATGAGTGTACTATTCCAAATATATCTGTGTAAACACAAGTTTACTGTTCCGATTATAGCTGTGTAAACACGTGTTTACTTTTCTGATTATAGCTGTGTAAACAAGAGTTTACTGTTCTGATTATAGCTGTGTAAACACGAGTTTACTGTTCTGATTATAGCTGTGTAAACACATGTTTACTCTTCTGattttagctgtgtaaacagGAGTTACTGTTCTGATTATAGGTGTATAAAAAGGAGTTGATTGTTCTGATTATAGCTGTGTAAACACGTGTTTACTGTTCTGATTATAGCTGTGTAAACACGAGTTTACTGTTCTGATTATAGCTGTGTAAACACGTGTCTACTGTTCTGATTATAGCTGTGTAAACAGGGGTTTTCTGTTCCGATTATAGCTGTGTAAACAGGAGTTTACTGTTCTGATTATAGCTGTGTAAACAGGAGTTTACTGTTCTGATTATAGCTGTGTAAACAGGAGTTTACTGTTCTGATTATAGCTGTGTAAACAGGAGTTTACTGTTCTGATTATAGCTGTGTAAACAGGAGTATACTGTTCTAATTATAGCTGTGTAAACAGGAGTTTACTGTTCTGATTATAGCTGTGTAAACAGGAGTTTACTGCTCTGATTATAGCTGTGTAAACAGGAGTATACTCTTCTGATGATAGCTGTGTAAATACATGTTTACTGTTTTGCTATTGATGGTAAACATTACtaatttacagtttacagtgtgtTTGGGAGTGCAGTAAGACAGTCATTTGTCTGAAATGCTATAgcatgcaggtgtgtgtgtgtgtgtgtgtgtgtgtgtgtgtgtgttttatgtgtgggGGGAAATAAATGGACATCACTGACCTTCAATAAGTCTTATAGAGAGGAGTGTTTGGCGTTAGCTGATGAAATGAGGACGTGCTTGAAGAGGTGCCAGATACTGTAAAAATCCCCCTattcagagagagcgagagagagagagagagagagagagagagaaaatatcagtgtaattttatgtgtgtgtgcacacatttATGTGTGTAGTTTGCTGAACTGACACTGACAGAGAATCTCAGTCATCTGGCTGCAGTGATTTATGGGTAAGGTGACCGTTCTCCTTATTATGGAAGGCCATTTGGGGTGAAATACACTAAATTgcgcacacacactcgtgcacacccatgacacactcacacacaccactgccatactctcttacacacacaaatgAAACACTTACTCACCCCATTGAATAACCACACCTCTCCCTCAAACTgacagtgtgtaagtgtgtgtttgtgtgtgtgcgctaaTTTACTGCCCTGATTAATTTTCTGTTGTTTACACGCCGCCTCGCTTTTAATTTGGTTATATTTCAACTCTGAGTGTCATCTGATCCATAAagcactgtgagtgtgtgtgtgctgatgcaGGGAGCATTATCAATCATTCCTGAACCTagcatatcacacacacacactcacacacacacacacacacacacacacacacaatacatcaTTGGATACAATGGGAAATAATTAGAAATCTAAAAGggacagaaagaaaataaaaagaaaagagagagttacatttgtgtttttgtttgcagCAGTTAAACACAATTCATGTGTATCAGATGAAGCACAACCATGTTTCCACCCTCCCAGAATGGTAGCTCTGAAATTGATGTGgtgatttaaaaaagcaaaactgtGGAAAAGGGGAACACTGGTTTTAAATAGGGTTATAAgaataatcatatattttttgttattgtaatattgtttctgttttttaCGATAAACACAACAAATAAGCTGCATTGACACTATAAATAACAGAAACTTAAGTTGGTCTTCATGACTGTGATCATGTGATAAagctaggctggaggcagagtgagatagaggtCCACAATAAAGGTCCACACAAAACTACTTTTTATCCTGGAAGATATTAGTGCAGCCAAGATACGGTGAGTGCCAAAAACCTTAGAGGAtcttaaattatttagaatttttatgtatcatgttttattacgaTATTGGGATATTGAACAGCTTTATCATATATCAGATTTTTTGTATgtctctatttctattttttttttagttagatcTAGAGTTAAAAGTTTAGTGATGTTTTGCATCATTTTGATTTTGCTTGGGATATTTTTCTTTGGATTAATAAAACTTGTTCCTGGTCATCAAATGCCCACTAATGCTGCTCTGCAGTCCAGTGATACTTCACTCACTTATATGGTCGTCTTCAGAAGGCACTGAGTCAAGGGGAGCCAAGGAGAGTGGCGAAGCGACAAAAAGTGACAACAACACAACACTGAGTTTAAAGCAGAACATTAACAACTCTACCTTACCTTCAGCTGCAACAGCTCAGAAAAaagggacagacagacaaacagaaaagGAAAGAGCGAAAGAAAGTTTGGCAGAGAGATACACTTAATAATGGCAATATTTGTCATGCCACTACAgtaactttaaattaaatttgagAGGAAAGTAGAGAagaggcagaaaaagagagagagagaaaaagattacTTGTGGGTGTTTGAAAGGTCTATAGGTCACTCTATCTATATATGTCACAGTTCTCTTACAAACATTATTCCAATTCCCAGGAGAACCCAGAATTTCTGTCACTGCCTTTCATCTATTGAGAATCAGTTCACACAATCTGGCTCACATGAGTACTGACTAATTACAGGTGTGTCTTATTTAGtcctgtgtttctttttgttgtcttttttctCCCCGATTTGAAAGGCAATCCCTAATCAGCTGAACTTCCTCTATCACTATTAATGCATTCAATATTAGGAAGGGGAAGACTGGTGCATACCTCCTCTGAAACATGAAGTCAACCACTGTCTCTTTTTGATCCGCCTCTAATGCAGCATTACTGGTTAGCTCTTGGACTTCTATACATCAGATAACAGACGCCAGTGCTGACCAATATTACATTtggagagcaccatctacccacccctgaGACTGCAAACAGTGCAAAATAGTGCTCTCTTAGGCTCTGACTGCTGATGGTAAGCAGCATGATAAGGAATTAGCGATCCTCAGATAATAGTGGCTGAACCTTTTGGAGTCTTAATTGCCATTTTGGATTTGCAACTCACACTTTATACCCATACATTTTTTCAGTTATGAGGCTAATAGAGGTAACTGCATGCCTTTGGCTTTCCCAGAACCACAGTGTTTCTACATGTTTGAGCCAAAGATATTGAAATGTCCAGGCTAGCATGGAGCTATTAGTAGTTCTTCCTACAGCTCTCTGTAAAGAGCTGCAGTCCTACAGTTATGATGAAGGACCTGGTTGTGCTTGGTGTGGTCTCTGCGTGGAAGCAGGGGTTACAGTGTTCTGCTTGTAAGTTCTTGAAAGAATTTTTACATTAGGCTCACAACAGCCAATTACAGCTGCAGTAAACACTAAAAGTAGAATACTCAGTACTCAACTCTGAATACAGAATGTTGTTTTCTGTATGCTATACTGAATGCTTAAGACTGAATACACTCTAGTGAATACAGAACATTAAATAGTGAACACTGAAGACTAATAATGCTCAACAATGCTGAACGCTAAATACTGCATACAGAATGCTATATACAGAATGAATACAGACCTTCTGAACGTTTAATATAGAATACTAGTTTCTGAGTGCTGCATATTGAATGATGAATTCTTAATACAAaatcatatttttgtgtttttgcaggtGTAGTTGGTGTGTGTGATGGGATGATGGGAGATGTTGTTCCCCCAGCTGGCTGTGCTGCTCAGCCTGGTGCTCGGGACACTGCTGTACCTGCTGACTCACACAGTTCACCTGGAGAGGTGAGCATTCATCCTGCACTTTACCACTGTATACCTCACCACTTCATACCTCCCCACGCTCTACCCAATCATCTTACATGTCAGTTCCTTACACTTCACCCcctcacacccacccacccattaaACCCCACCACTTTACACTCCCACACAACttaaatatattcataatatTAAAACACCCACAAGCTTGCAACCcactgatgtaaaaaaaattatcttcAGGCTGCATCAAATCTGCCCCATCAAGAGCCGACCACACCCTGCTCGTGATCCAGTGCAGTTCCCCTTTCGACCACCAAAGTATAAGCGGGGTCTTCGGCAGGATCTTCGCAGGGGCAACACCACTAAGGGGCACCTGATCCAGGAGCTGCCCCATGCCATTATCATTGGAGTCAGGAAGGGTGGCACTCGTGCACTGCTGGAGATGCTGAGCCTTCATCCCGCCATGGTCAAGGCCTCACAGGAGGTCCACTTCTTCGACAGTGATCAGAATTATGGCAGGGGTGTGGCCTGGTACCGCCGCAGGATGCCATTCTCCCTCACTGGCCAAATCACTATTGAGAAAAGCCCCGCCTACTTTGTGACGGAGAAGGTCCCGGAGCGGATTTTCAGGATGAATTCCTCCACAAAGCTGCTGGTGATCGTCCGCGAGCCAACGATTCGTGCAATCTCTGATTACACACAGGTAAAGATGCACTATATTCAAAACACCGAAACAGTGGTGAGGCACATATTAAAATTACCATGGTACAtgactttaaaggtctcattccatagtttttttgttaattttaaaatgtctagttgtggtctctagtatgaatgaatgccatgtgagatgtttttttgtgaaaaa
This genomic interval from Astyanax mexicanus isolate ESR-SI-001 chromosome 1, AstMex3_surface, whole genome shotgun sequence contains the following:
- the LOC103029341 gene encoding heparan sulfate glucosamine 3-O-sulfotransferase 5, whose product is MLFPQLAVLLSLVLGTLLYLLTHTVHLERLHQICPIKSRPHPARDPVQFPFRPPKYKRGLRQDLRRGNTTKGHLIQELPHAIIIGVRKGGTRALLEMLSLHPAMVKASQEVHFFDSDQNYGRGVAWYRRRMPFSLTGQITIEKSPAYFVTEKVPERIFRMNSSTKLLVIVREPTIRAISDYTQVLEGKERKNKTYPRFEVLAINPSTQEVNTKYKAVRTSIYAKHLEHWLEFFPVQQFHVVDGDRLISDPLPELRLVEKFLNLPPGISQENLYFNSTRGFYCLRFSRRFSKCLAGSKGRPHPDVDLAVLDKLRRFYRPFNQKFYQMTGRKFDWP